CCGATTGCACAGACGATCGGTGTAGTCGGAGGACTCGTGATTGGGACGGCTGTGGTGGAAGCAAATCTTGTATCCAACACGATGGTTATCGTTGTAGCACTCACCGCCATTTCTTCATTTGTCATTCCTTCCAATGAGCTGAGTACCTCGCTTAGGATATTAGGTTTCCCGCTCATGTTGATGGCGGCCTTCTTTGGAATCTTTGGAATCGTCATCGGATTGATGATCATCTTCATTCATCTGTCTAAAATAAAATCTTTGGGACACCCGTACCTATATCCGGTTGCACCTTTGGACATAGGCAGGCTGAAAGATATACTCATCAGGGTGCCGATTTGGAAACTAGAGAGAAGACCGGACGACTTGAAAACTCAATATAAATGGAGGGCAACATCAGCCTCAAGAGGATGGAAACAAGATGAAAAAACAGACTAAACTGACGTCCGTCCAATTAACCTTCTTTATCATTCAGACACAAATCGGTGTAGGGATACTCGGGCTTCCTTTCAACGTGTTTTCAGTCTCGAAAGGGGATGCCTGGATTTCTGTATTGATCGCGGGGGGGATGGTACAAGTCATCATCACCCTGCTGTGGCTGCTGGGGCGGAGATTTCCTTCGAAATCAATATTTGAATACTCCAAGCTGCTGGTGGGGAATGTTGCAGGGGTGTTGATCAATATCGGTTACCTCATCTATGGAATACTTGTAACCAGTCTTGTCATGATGTATGCGACTGCCATCATTAAATTATGGGCTCTGAACCTGACACCGGAATGGGTCGTCATGCTGCTGCTGCTGCTGCCAGGAATCTATTTGGGGAAAGAAAAGGTAATGGAGATCAGCAACGTGTATGTGGTAGTATCCGGCCTGATCTTTTTGCTGATCATCGTTTCGATTGTCGTGTTGTTCATCTACCCTGTTGATTGGCGCTATCTGTTCCCGATAGCGGCCTCAGGGGGCGTGACAATGCTGAAGGGTGCGAAGGAAGCGTATTTTTCGATGCTGGGTTTTGAGCTGCTGTTAATCTTATACCCGTATTTCAAACACAATGGAAGTCCGGCGGTATTGAAATCTGTCAGCATAGCTAATTTGTTTGTTACAGTGGTCTATACGTTCTTGACCATTTCAAGCTTGGTCACATTTAGTCCTGAAGAATTGAAAATCGTTCCCCAGCCCGTTCTCTATTATGTTAAATCTCTTTACTTCCAGGTCATTGAGAGGATCGACCTCTTGTTTGCCTCCCTCTGGATCGTAAACGTCATCACATCCTTGACCAGTTACTTGTTTCTATGTACAGAGAACTGCAGCTATCTATTCAGGAGGTTTAAAAAGCTCAAAAGAGTTCACTGTACAGTATTTTGGGGTTTTTTCGCTTATATCATTGCACTATTGCCAGGAAAGCCGGAGGAAATGGACATATTTAATACATGGGTTCTCAATATCGCTTATGTGTTTGTGCTGGCTATCCCCATTCTGTTTTTGGGTATATCGTTTATCTTCAAGAAGAAGGAGGGTAAAAGTGCATGAGTAAAAAGTTCAGAATAGCGGGAGTTTTACTCTTATTCCACCTTGCGCTTACAGGCTGCTGGGATCAAAGATTGTTGAAAGATTCAAGACTCATTTATTCTTCATCATTCGATCTGATAGAAGATGATAAAATTTTCACTACTGCGATTACACGGGATTTCCATGGGGAAATGGGTGCCAATGTAGAGATCACGGGGGAGGGGAAAACCATAAGAGAAACGAGAATGAGCATGGACCGGAAAATCAATGGTAATTTCGAACCTTCCA
This Bacillus sp. Marseille-Q1617 DNA region includes the following protein-coding sequences:
- a CDS encoding GerAB/ArcD/ProY family transporter — protein: MKKQTKLTSVQLTFFIIQTQIGVGILGLPFNVFSVSKGDAWISVLIAGGMVQVIITLLWLLGRRFPSKSIFEYSKLLVGNVAGVLINIGYLIYGILVTSLVMMYATAIIKLWALNLTPEWVVMLLLLLPGIYLGKEKVMEISNVYVVVSGLIFLLIIVSIVVLFIYPVDWRYLFPIAASGGVTMLKGAKEAYFSMLGFELLLILYPYFKHNGSPAVLKSVSIANLFVTVVYTFLTISSLVTFSPEELKIVPQPVLYYVKSLYFQVIERIDLLFASLWIVNVITSLTSYLFLCTENCSYLFRRFKKLKRVHCTVFWGFFAYIIALLPGKPEEMDIFNTWVLNIAYVFVLAIPILFLGISFIFKKKEGKSA